Proteins co-encoded in one Spirosoma endbachense genomic window:
- a CDS encoding organic hydroperoxide resistance protein: protein MRTVYQTTVNATGGRDGQVASDDGVLSLDVRVPQSMGGPAGAFTNPEQLFAAGYAACFDSALNLVARQQKLKINSTVSATVGLQMADPTNFNLAVSLAVRIEGVDHITAQKLLDKAHATCPYSKAIRNNVEVSLTFIDELLDHAHNQ, encoded by the coding sequence ATGAGAACTGTATATCAAACAACGGTTAACGCTACGGGTGGACGGGATGGTCAGGTAGCAAGTGACGATGGTGTCTTATCGCTCGACGTACGGGTGCCTCAGTCAATGGGAGGACCCGCGGGTGCCTTTACCAATCCTGAACAACTCTTTGCGGCTGGTTATGCAGCCTGTTTTGATAGCGCCTTAAATCTGGTAGCCCGGCAACAAAAACTGAAAATTAACTCTACGGTTTCGGCTACGGTCGGTCTTCAAATGGCAGACCCGACTAACTTTAACCTGGCTGTATCATTGGCCGTTCGCATCGAAGGGGTAGATCACATCACTGCTCAAAAGCTACTGGACAAAGCTCACGCTACCTGTCCCTACTCGAAAGCAATCCGTAATAATGTGGAGGTTAGCCTTACTTTTATCGACGAACTCCTGGATCATGCCCACAACCAATAA
- a CDS encoding MarR family winged helix-turn-helix transcriptional regulator, translating to MMLQQLKLQNQVCFPVYTASRLITREYQPYLDKLGLTYPQYLVLLVLWETDEIPINSITQQLLLDTNTVTPLLKRMETLGLLERQRSKEDERKVIVKLTEKGHQLQTDAAMIPETLVSALLCEEMKLDELIGLRDQLQGLIRHLSAKH from the coding sequence ATGATGTTACAACAACTTAAGCTACAAAACCAGGTATGCTTTCCCGTGTATACAGCCTCTCGGCTGATCACCAGAGAGTATCAACCCTATTTGGATAAACTGGGCTTAACCTATCCCCAATATTTGGTTCTGCTGGTTCTATGGGAAACCGATGAGATCCCCATTAATTCGATTACGCAACAATTGCTGTTAGATACCAATACGGTAACACCATTGCTCAAACGAATGGAAACACTGGGCTTGCTGGAACGGCAACGCTCAAAAGAGGATGAGCGGAAAGTAATTGTCAAACTCACGGAGAAAGGGCATCAGCTTCAGACCGATGCGGCCATGATCCCGGAGACTTTGGTAAGTGCACTGTTATGTGAGGAAATGAAACTGGACGAGCTTATCGGTTTGCGGGATCAATTACAGGGATTAATCCGTCATTTATCAGCAAAGCATTAA
- a CDS encoding acetate/propionate family kinase translates to MYILVINAGSSSLKYQLFDMPSDKPLCSGLIERIGTDEAFIRHKILTTDPTQTIERKVTIADHTAGLQQMLFLLSDAEIGLIRSADEIQAVGHRVVHGGERFAGATLITPAVKEAIKDLFPLAPLHNPVNYKCIEIAEKTFPNARQIAVFDTAFHQTMPAYAFRYAIPEALYAEEGIRVYGFHGTSHKYVSEQASAWLGKPDAKLISLHLGNGCSITAVQAGKSIDTSMGFSPLAGLVMGTRSGDIDPAIIFHLISNGYSPDEVNDLLNKQSGMQGLTGLSDMRDIRKALEAGNRAAALALDIYAYRIRKYIGAYVAVLNGLDALLFTAGVGENDSAMREQICRSLDVLTIHLDSSKNSAHSSEIRDVSRAGAAVKILVIPTNEELEIAIQSFELLFPR, encoded by the coding sequence ATGTACATTTTAGTTATAAACGCAGGCAGTAGTTCCCTAAAATACCAGCTCTTTGATATGCCATCCGATAAACCACTTTGTTCGGGGCTCATTGAACGAATTGGTACGGATGAGGCATTTATCCGACATAAAATCCTGACTACTGATCCTACGCAAACCATTGAACGGAAAGTCACGATTGCCGACCATACAGCCGGGCTTCAGCAGATGTTATTCTTATTGTCGGATGCCGAGATTGGCTTAATTCGGTCGGCCGATGAAATTCAGGCAGTTGGCCATCGCGTTGTACATGGGGGTGAACGTTTTGCTGGCGCTACGCTGATCACACCGGCCGTTAAAGAAGCGATAAAAGACCTGTTTCCGCTGGCTCCGCTCCATAATCCTGTCAATTACAAATGCATTGAAATCGCCGAAAAAACGTTTCCTAATGCCCGGCAAATTGCGGTTTTCGACACAGCTTTTCATCAGACGATGCCGGCATACGCTTTCCGCTATGCGATCCCGGAAGCACTGTACGCCGAAGAAGGCATTCGGGTTTATGGGTTTCACGGCACCAGCCATAAATATGTAAGCGAGCAAGCTTCGGCCTGGTTAGGCAAACCTGATGCTAAGCTCATCAGCCTGCATCTGGGAAATGGATGTAGTATTACCGCTGTACAAGCGGGCAAATCGATCGATACCAGCATGGGATTTAGCCCTTTGGCGGGCCTGGTAATGGGAACCCGTTCGGGCGATATAGACCCGGCCATTATTTTTCACTTGATTTCGAATGGCTACAGCCCTGACGAGGTGAATGATCTGCTCAATAAGCAGTCGGGCATGCAAGGGCTTACGGGCCTGAGCGACATGCGCGATATCCGGAAAGCGCTGGAAGCCGGTAATCGGGCAGCCGCCCTAGCCCTTGACATCTATGCCTACCGAATCCGGAAATACATTGGCGCTTATGTCGCCGTTCTGAATGGTCTGGATGCCTTGCTATTTACGGCAGGCGTCGGTGAAAATGACAGCGCCATGCGTGAACAGATTTGCAGATCCTTGGATGTATTGACTATCCATCTTGATTCCTCAAAAAACAGCGCTCATTCGAGTGAGATTCGGGACGTTAGCCGCGCCGGTGCTGCGGTTAAAATTTTAGTCATTCCTACCAACGAAGAGCTGGAAATTGCCATTCAAAGTTTTGAGCTGTTATTCCCTCGTTAA
- a CDS encoding glycosyltransferase family 8 protein, giving the protein MNTKERISIVLASDNHYAILIAALVKSIELNHKTDEAIDFYIIDDRISTGNKEKIQASVQSKDIAIHWLNAEQVVPSTIKFPIDNTAFPLTAYFRVFSPYVVPADLERIIYLDVDMIVLEDISKLWTIDMGDNIFGAVQDFQKVVSCSWGGIPNYKELGMAPDTKYFNSGLLLINAKAWREADITNKVFKCLHDNLQYINFADQYGLNVALVNQWFELDPRWNWFATFENKNPFIIHYLDIKPIFKSYKSDPYFQTVFFNYLKLTPWKNYKPISGNYRLVRKIYNKVKKIVLRSFKAEN; this is encoded by the coding sequence ATGAATACGAAGGAGCGAATAAGTATCGTATTAGCCAGTGATAATCACTATGCTATCTTGATAGCTGCTTTAGTAAAATCAATTGAATTGAATCACAAAACAGATGAGGCAATTGATTTTTACATTATTGACGATCGTATCTCAACTGGTAATAAGGAGAAAATACAGGCTTCTGTGCAGTCAAAGGATATAGCTATTCATTGGCTAAATGCAGAGCAGGTCGTTCCTTCAACGATAAAGTTTCCAATAGACAATACCGCATTTCCACTTACGGCATATTTTAGAGTATTTTCTCCTTATGTTGTTCCGGCGGATTTGGAACGGATAATCTACCTGGATGTAGACATGATTGTGCTTGAAGATATTTCGAAATTATGGACTATTGATATGGGTGACAATATATTCGGAGCCGTCCAGGATTTTCAGAAAGTTGTAAGCTGTTCCTGGGGTGGAATTCCTAATTATAAAGAATTAGGCATGGCACCCGATACTAAATATTTTAATTCTGGTCTACTGCTTATTAACGCTAAAGCATGGCGGGAGGCCGATATTACGAATAAAGTATTTAAGTGCTTACACGATAACTTACAATACATAAATTTCGCCGATCAATACGGTCTTAATGTAGCGTTGGTTAACCAATGGTTTGAGCTGGACCCGCGCTGGAATTGGTTTGCTACTTTTGAAAATAAAAACCCGTTTATTATTCATTATCTTGATATAAAACCAATATTTAAATCGTACAAATCCGACCCCTATTTCCAGACAGTATTTTTTAACTATTTAAAGCTAACCCCCTGGAAAAACTACAAGCCTATTAGTGGTAATTATAGGTTAGTTCGAAAAATATATAATAAGGTAAAAAAGATAGTATTACGCAGCTTCAAGGCCGAAAACTAA
- the pta gene encoding phosphate acetyltransferase, which produces MTKSIFIASVEPYTGKSLLALGLVNSLLGKTQKVGYFKPIITQQTPGQKEIHIEAILDYFALPISYEDTYAFTQQEALQHMESEGRGEMLNSIISKYKKLEESCDFTVIEGSDFLGEGIAFEFESNAAIAKNLGAPVLIIITGESKSTAQIISSAMSALQGFESREVQVLGMVANRVKSDQVEDVRELLRMQLPTDMMLTVIPWEKQLQSPTMKEIRDALGAKVLVGESLLTNQVDNFVTGAMMLPNFLNYIKENVLIVTPGDRGDIIIGALQANLSANYPKVAGIVLTAGTEPDEPITRLIAGLQTVIPILAVQQGTFGTTTAIGAIHSRITADNRKKIELAIDVFEKNVDTKALDNRLVTFHSEGITPHMFQYQLVKAARSQKKHIVLPEGNDDRILKAAARLVAQNVVDLTILGDETEIMASAKRLGLTLDTSVVSIINPAQSENYDSYAATLYELRKAKNVNLDMARDMMLDVSYFGTMMVYQGHADGMVSGAVHTTQHTIRPALQFIKTKPGVSLVSSVFFMCLPDRVSVFGDCAVNPNPTAAQLAEIAISSAESSARFGIEPRIAMLSYSSGTSGEGEDVEKVRQATAIVQEKRPDLKIEGPIQYDAAVDPLVGSQKLPNSEVAGRASVLIFPDLNTGNNTYKAVQRETGALAIGPMLQGLNKPINDLSRGCTVDDVFNTVVITAIQCQDSV; this is translated from the coding sequence ATGACGAAATCCATATTCATCGCGTCGGTAGAGCCGTATACTGGAAAATCATTACTGGCCTTGGGTTTAGTCAATAGCCTGCTGGGAAAAACGCAGAAAGTGGGCTATTTCAAACCCATTATTACGCAGCAAACGCCTGGACAGAAAGAAATTCATATCGAAGCCATTCTGGATTACTTCGCGCTGCCGATCAGCTATGAAGATACCTACGCATTTACCCAGCAGGAAGCTTTGCAACACATGGAGTCGGAAGGCCGGGGTGAAATGCTCAATTCTATCATCAGCAAGTATAAAAAACTGGAAGAAAGCTGTGATTTTACGGTTATCGAAGGGAGTGATTTTCTAGGCGAAGGCATCGCGTTCGAGTTTGAGTCCAATGCCGCCATTGCCAAAAACTTGGGCGCACCCGTCCTCATTATCATTACCGGCGAAAGCAAATCTACCGCACAGATCATCAGTTCGGCCATGAGTGCATTACAGGGCTTCGAAAGCCGGGAGGTACAGGTGCTCGGTATGGTTGCTAATCGGGTGAAATCCGATCAAGTGGAGGATGTACGGGAATTACTCCGAATGCAACTACCTACCGACATGATGCTCACTGTCATTCCGTGGGAAAAACAGCTGCAAAGTCCGACCATGAAGGAAATCAGAGACGCCCTTGGAGCCAAGGTGCTCGTGGGCGAAAGCCTGCTTACCAACCAGGTCGATAATTTTGTTACGGGTGCCATGATGCTGCCGAACTTCCTGAATTACATCAAAGAAAATGTGCTGATCGTAACGCCGGGCGACCGGGGCGATATCATCATCGGGGCATTGCAGGCAAATCTATCGGCCAATTATCCCAAAGTTGCGGGGATCGTGCTGACGGCCGGTACGGAACCCGACGAACCCATCACCCGCCTGATTGCGGGGCTACAGACGGTCATTCCCATTCTGGCCGTGCAGCAGGGCACTTTTGGTACGACAACAGCCATCGGGGCCATTCACTCACGCATTACCGCCGATAACCGAAAGAAAATCGAACTGGCGATCGACGTATTCGAGAAGAATGTGGATACCAAAGCGCTGGATAACCGGCTGGTAACCTTTCATTCGGAAGGGATTACCCCGCACATGTTTCAGTATCAGCTCGTCAAAGCGGCCCGAAGCCAGAAAAAACACATCGTTTTACCAGAAGGAAATGACGACCGAATTCTGAAAGCAGCCGCCCGGCTGGTCGCACAAAACGTTGTAGATCTGACTATTCTGGGCGATGAAACCGAAATAATGGCCTCCGCCAAACGACTGGGCTTAACCCTCGACACCAGTGTAGTGTCTATTATTAATCCAGCCCAGTCGGAAAACTACGATTCATACGCGGCAACGTTGTACGAACTACGCAAAGCCAAAAACGTGAACCTCGATATGGCGCGGGATATGATGCTGGATGTATCGTACTTTGGCACGATGATGGTTTACCAGGGACACGCCGATGGCATGGTATCGGGGGCGGTTCACACGACCCAGCACACCATCCGGCCTGCTCTGCAATTTATCAAGACCAAACCGGGCGTGTCTCTGGTCTCTTCGGTCTTTTTCATGTGTCTGCCCGATCGCGTATCTGTCTTTGGTGACTGTGCCGTAAATCCAAACCCAACGGCCGCACAACTGGCCGAAATTGCGATCTCCTCTGCCGAAAGCAGCGCACGATTTGGCATTGAGCCGCGCATAGCCATGCTTTCGTATTCGTCGGGAACGTCGGGAGAAGGCGAAGACGTAGAAAAAGTACGGCAGGCAACTGCTATCGTTCAGGAAAAACGACCGGATTTAAAAATTGAAGGCCCTATTCAGTATGATGCAGCCGTAGACCCACTGGTTGGCAGCCAGAAGTTACCGAATTCCGAGGTAGCCGGTCGGGCCAGTGTGTTGATATTCCCTGACTTAAATACAGGCAACAACACCTACAAAGCGGTTCAGCGGGAAACGGGTGCGCTTGCTATTGGCCCCATGCTACAGGGCCTCAACAAACCCATTAATGACCTGAGCCGGGGCTGCACGGTAGATGATGTGTTCAACACAGTTGTCATTACGGCCATTCAGTGTCAGGATAGTGTGTAG
- a CDS encoding cupin-like domain-containing protein: protein MDTNLTINKYKESQIKKIDRRSNISQKELIKEYIEPAIPVILTDATKDWEAMGKFTPQFFKDNYSHITKEIRGKTYSLPEYVDLMLASTPEKPAPYPFNFNLEHRAPELLDDLKPDILYSKSDRVKHPLLPKFMLKGTEVYEIFLGGNGGHFPFLHIDALFLHTQITQLHGSKEFFLFPPEQTPFMYPREENPKISQVNVFSPNFEKYPLFRQAQPIRVTIEEGETILFPTKWWHTTQIHEPCISLGRVHLNESNWNDFANDNFLSLKKYRPGMAIPALVYTKMLGQLINLQEKING, encoded by the coding sequence ATGGACACAAACTTAACAATAAATAAATACAAAGAGAGTCAAATCAAAAAAATAGATCGGCGCAGTAACATTTCACAAAAAGAGCTGATTAAAGAATATATTGAACCTGCTATTCCGGTTATTCTGACTGATGCCACTAAAGACTGGGAAGCAATGGGGAAATTCACTCCTCAATTCTTTAAGGATAATTATAGTCACATCACGAAAGAAATAAGAGGAAAGACTTATTCTTTACCCGAGTATGTTGATTTAATGTTGGCATCTACTCCTGAAAAGCCTGCCCCCTATCCATTTAACTTCAATCTAGAGCACCGCGCGCCTGAACTCTTAGACGATTTAAAACCTGATATACTTTATTCTAAATCTGATCGCGTTAAACATCCGTTGTTACCCAAATTCATGCTCAAGGGTACGGAGGTCTATGAGATTTTTTTAGGCGGTAATGGTGGCCATTTCCCCTTCCTGCACATAGATGCCTTGTTCCTGCATACGCAGATCACGCAATTGCATGGCTCCAAAGAATTCTTCTTGTTCCCGCCTGAGCAAACTCCTTTCATGTACCCAAGAGAAGAGAATCCCAAGATTTCTCAGGTAAATGTATTCAGCCCAAACTTTGAAAAATACCCTCTTTTTCGGCAGGCACAACCAATAAGAGTTACCATTGAAGAGGGCGAAACTATTTTGTTCCCAACAAAATGGTGGCATACGACGCAAATCCACGAACCGTGCATTTCTTTAGGGCGCGTCCATTTAAATGAATCAAACTGGAATGACTTTGCAAACGACAATTTTCTGTCATTAAAAAAGTATCGCCCTGGCATGGCAATTCCAGCATTAGTTTACACTAAAATGCTTGGGCAACTGATCAACTTGCAAGAGAAAATCAATGGTTGA
- a CDS encoding MOP flippase family protein, whose product MSNTSKAMNGGKWITISTTISTLFQFLQVAILARLLDPSAFGIVSISTLIISFFQIFSNLGFSNSIIYKQESDQKVLSTLYFLNLIVGAVIFVIIQLTSPYIISFYHEPKLSGVLQFSSCYFLIVYFGQLYLFLLEKELRFKSVAIIDITGTIIGSAVTIALAYNGYKELSLIIGSLAMQTVKVVLQITFGIKFFVPTFVFNLSNIKDHLRFGFFNLADGLLGFIQSNSDNIFIGGMLGVKMLGYYTIAYQLAVFPTSKLNPIILQVAYPILAKMKDNGSDLKKSYLKILDFISYCNMPLLAGLFITADSVVPLIYGPGWDKTVELIQVFVFVAILSCLSHPLFTLAFTKGKPNLLFYLNLVTLLVKIPLVYWLGTYWGVMGIAMAFLLATLFNLIGNFALVHYLIGEFLNDFLKNIVKPTIFCIIMIVVIYAYKLFVGNYGLTNTIVEIVIGGLTYAALTLAYKLSFTEIKAYRQALQ is encoded by the coding sequence ATGAGTAATACAAGTAAGGCAATGAACGGTGGAAAATGGATAACAATTTCCACTACCATTTCGACCCTGTTTCAGTTCCTGCAGGTCGCTATATTGGCCCGTTTGCTTGACCCATCCGCTTTTGGTATTGTTAGCATAAGTACCCTCATTATCAGCTTTTTTCAGATATTTTCTAACCTTGGTTTCTCCAATTCAATAATTTACAAGCAGGAAAGCGACCAGAAAGTCCTGTCGACCTTGTATTTTCTGAATCTTATTGTGGGTGCGGTCATCTTCGTTATTATTCAGCTTACCTCACCGTATATTATTTCTTTCTATCATGAACCAAAGCTGTCGGGAGTATTACAGTTCTCTTCATGCTATTTTCTAATTGTCTATTTTGGCCAGCTTTATTTGTTTCTTCTGGAAAAAGAACTACGATTCAAATCAGTTGCTATCATTGACATAACCGGTACGATTATCGGTTCGGCTGTAACGATTGCCTTGGCTTATAATGGCTACAAAGAGCTATCGCTAATTATCGGCTCTCTGGCGATGCAAACGGTTAAAGTGGTATTGCAAATTACGTTTGGCATCAAATTCTTTGTTCCTACTTTTGTCTTCAACCTCAGCAATATAAAAGATCATTTACGGTTCGGTTTTTTCAATTTGGCCGATGGACTGCTTGGTTTCATTCAATCCAATTCCGACAATATTTTCATTGGTGGAATGCTGGGCGTAAAAATGCTTGGCTATTACACAATTGCCTATCAGCTAGCGGTTTTTCCAACCTCGAAGCTAAATCCAATTATATTACAGGTAGCCTATCCAATATTGGCAAAAATGAAAGATAATGGGTCGGATCTAAAGAAATCATACCTGAAAATTCTGGATTTTATTAGCTATTGTAATATGCCGCTACTAGCCGGGCTATTCATCACGGCCGATAGCGTAGTGCCTTTAATTTATGGCCCCGGCTGGGATAAAACGGTAGAATTGATCCAGGTGTTCGTCTTTGTAGCGATCTTATCCTGTTTGAGTCATCCACTATTTACCTTAGCGTTTACTAAGGGAAAACCAAATTTATTGTTTTATCTTAACCTCGTTACTTTACTGGTAAAAATACCGTTGGTGTATTGGCTTGGTACATACTGGGGCGTCATGGGAATTGCTATGGCTTTTTTGTTAGCTACACTATTTAATTTAATTGGGAATTTTGCGCTTGTGCATTACCTGATTGGTGAATTTTTGAATGATTTTTTGAAGAACATAGTAAAGCCAACTATATTTTGTATTATTATGATCGTCGTAATTTATGCCTATAAATTATTTGTAGGGAATTATGGGCTTACAAATACAATAGTTGAAATAGTAATAGGTGGTTTAACCTATGCGGCTTTAACCTTAGCCTATAAGCTGTCTTTTACAGAAATAAAAGCTTATCGACAGGCTTTACAGTAA
- a CDS encoding DoxX family protein, which translates to MPTTNNTQQTTIAQHIGRIVLGLALSFAGTSHLSWSRDEFQAQVPNWIPIDSDLVVILSGIVEITLGLSLLFWSRQRVVTGWVVAAFFVLVFPGNIAQLVNHTNAFHLNTDLARTLRLPFQPLLVIWALWSTGAWKAWRSRKQLTH; encoded by the coding sequence ATGCCCACAACCAATAACACGCAACAAACGACCATCGCCCAGCATATTGGACGGATAGTACTAGGCCTGGCTCTAAGTTTTGCAGGAACGAGCCATCTAAGCTGGTCACGGGATGAGTTTCAGGCTCAAGTACCAAATTGGATACCAATAGACAGCGATTTGGTAGTTATTCTGTCAGGTATTGTCGAGATAACACTGGGCCTGTCGTTACTTTTTTGGTCCCGGCAGCGGGTTGTTACGGGCTGGGTGGTAGCGGCCTTCTTTGTGTTAGTTTTTCCGGGTAACATCGCCCAATTAGTCAATCATACCAATGCCTTTCATTTAAATACCGATCTGGCCCGTACACTTCGTTTGCCCTTTCAGCCACTTCTGGTCATCTGGGCTTTGTGGTCTACAGGCGCCTGGAAAGCATGGCGGAGTAGAAAGCAGCTTACCCATTAA
- a CDS encoding phosphoketolase family protein: MTENPIETRYSHTEDSLTAIDAYWRAANYLSVGQMYLRANPLLREPLKPEHIKAMLLGHWGTTPGQNFIYAHLNRLIREHDLNMIYLSGPGHGGPALVANTYLEGTYSEVYSNITQDEAGLKKLFTQFSFPGGIPSHVSPECPGSIHEGGELGYSLSHAFGAVFDNPDLIAACVVGDGEAETGPLATAWHSNKFLNPVTDGTVLPILHLNGYKIANPAVLARISHEELQQLFFGYGWTPYFVEGDDPKVMHQAMAKTLDEVIQTIHGIRQQARGQSQTSRPRWPMIILRSPKGWTGPKEVNGLPVEGTFRAHQVPITDPATHPGHLAQLETWLKSYRPEELFDEAGRLIPELQILAPRGNRRMGANPHANGGLLLKDLHMPDFRSYAISIDLPGSVHESDTTVLGRFLRDIIRLNELQRNFRLFGPDETLSNKLNAVFEATNRQWEGEQIASDEFLASDGRVMEMLSEHQCEGWLEGYLLTGRHGLFNSYEAFIHIVDSMFNQHAKWLKVTRSIPWRRNIASLNYLLASHVWRQDHNGFTHQDPGFIDLVVNKKSEIVRVYLPPDANCLLSVMDHCLRSRHYVNVVVAGKHPAPQWLDMPSAVTHCTRGIGIWTWASNDTGFEPDVVMACAGDVPTLETLAAVSILRHNLPDLRIRVVNVVDLMRLQSASEHPHGLDDTAFDLLFTENKPVIFAFHGYPWLIHRLTYKRTNHRNIHVRGYKEEGTITTPFDMTVLNELDRFHLVQDVVDRLPQLRNRMAYLKQEMQDKLIEHRQYINTYGQDMPEVRNWTWGN; encoded by the coding sequence ATGACTGAGAACCCAATCGAAACTCGTTATTCCCACACTGAAGATAGCCTGACGGCTATTGACGCCTACTGGCGAGCGGCCAATTACCTGTCAGTGGGGCAGATGTACCTGCGCGCCAATCCGTTGCTGCGAGAACCGCTAAAGCCAGAGCATATTAAAGCAATGCTGCTTGGCCACTGGGGAACCACACCGGGGCAAAATTTCATTTACGCTCACCTGAACCGACTTATTCGGGAACACGACCTGAACATGATTTACCTGTCCGGCCCAGGGCACGGAGGTCCGGCACTGGTGGCCAATACTTATCTGGAAGGAACTTACAGCGAAGTATATTCCAACATCACCCAGGATGAAGCAGGTCTGAAAAAGTTGTTTACCCAGTTTTCGTTTCCGGGTGGCATCCCTAGCCATGTATCGCCCGAATGTCCAGGCTCCATTCACGAAGGAGGTGAGTTAGGCTATTCGCTGAGCCATGCGTTTGGCGCCGTTTTCGACAATCCGGATTTGATTGCCGCCTGCGTCGTGGGCGATGGTGAAGCCGAAACAGGCCCATTAGCTACGGCCTGGCACTCGAACAAGTTTTTGAACCCGGTAACCGACGGCACCGTATTGCCCATTCTTCACCTGAACGGGTATAAAATTGCCAACCCGGCTGTTCTGGCCCGCATTAGCCACGAAGAACTTCAGCAGTTATTCTTCGGCTACGGCTGGACGCCATATTTTGTCGAGGGTGACGATCCCAAGGTCATGCACCAGGCAATGGCCAAGACACTGGACGAGGTTATCCAGACTATTCATGGTATCCGACAACAAGCACGCGGGCAGAGCCAAACCAGTCGGCCACGCTGGCCAATGATTATCCTGCGTTCACCGAAAGGCTGGACGGGTCCTAAAGAGGTAAATGGCCTGCCCGTAGAAGGTACGTTTCGGGCGCATCAGGTGCCTATTACCGACCCAGCTACCCATCCAGGGCACCTGGCTCAACTCGAAACCTGGCTGAAAAGCTACCGCCCTGAAGAGCTGTTTGATGAAGCAGGTCGGTTAATACCCGAACTACAAATCCTGGCACCGCGGGGAAACCGACGCATGGGTGCGAACCCACACGCCAATGGAGGTCTGTTATTAAAGGATCTGCACATGCCCGACTTTCGCAGCTACGCCATTTCGATTGATCTACCGGGTAGCGTCCATGAATCGGATACAACCGTGTTGGGTCGTTTTTTACGGGACATCATCAGGCTCAATGAATTGCAACGAAATTTCAGGTTATTTGGCCCTGATGAAACGCTGTCGAATAAACTGAACGCGGTTTTTGAAGCCACCAATCGCCAGTGGGAGGGCGAACAAATTGCATCGGATGAATTTCTGGCTTCCGACGGCCGCGTGATGGAAATGCTAAGCGAGCACCAGTGCGAAGGCTGGCTGGAAGGTTATCTGCTGACTGGCCGACATGGTCTGTTTAACAGCTACGAAGCGTTTATCCATATCGTCGATTCGATGTTCAATCAACATGCCAAGTGGCTGAAGGTAACACGAAGTATCCCGTGGCGACGCAACATAGCTTCCCTAAATTACCTGTTGGCGTCGCACGTCTGGCGGCAGGACCACAACGGATTTACCCATCAGGACCCAGGCTTTATTGATCTGGTGGTCAACAAAAAATCGGAAATTGTTCGGGTGTATTTACCTCCCGATGCCAACTGTTTGCTTTCGGTGATGGACCATTGCCTCCGGTCACGGCATTATGTCAATGTGGTGGTAGCCGGTAAGCATCCAGCACCCCAATGGCTGGATATGCCCTCCGCTGTAACCCATTGCACGAGGGGTATCGGGATATGGACCTGGGCCAGTAACGATACCGGATTCGAACCGGACGTGGTGATGGCCTGCGCCGGCGATGTGCCTACGCTGGAGACGCTCGCGGCTGTGTCTATCCTGCGCCATAACCTGCCTGATTTAAGGATTCGGGTGGTGAACGTCGTCGACCTGATGCGGCTCCAGTCCGCCAGCGAACACCCGCATGGTCTGGATGATACGGCCTTTGACTTACTTTTCACGGAAAATAAACCCGTAATCTTTGCTTTTCACGGTTATCCATGGTTGATTCACCGACTGACTTACAAACGGACCAATCATCGGAATATCCATGTTCGGGGCTACAAGGAGGAAGGCACCATTACCACGCCATTTGACATGACCGTACTTAATGAGCTGGACCGCTTTCATCTGGTTCAGGACGTCGTTGATCGGTTACCTCAGCTCAGGAATCGGATGGCCTACCTGAAGCAGGAGATGCAGGATAAGCTAATTGAACATCGGCAGTACATCAATACGTATGGCCAGGATATGCCCGAGGTACGCAACTGGACCTGGGGTAATTAA